GTCCGGGTCGAAGACGCTCAGGGTCAACCGCCGACCATTCCGTTCTGGCTCGGAGAAGCACCCGGGCGCAGCGATGAACTGTCGTTCGCCGTGGCCCGCCTGCAAGCGCAACTCGATGAACGCCTCGGTGCCACACCCGGCAACCTGCAGCCAGCCGTCGACTGGCTGACTGACACCCTCGGCTTGAATCTCGCCAGTGCCGAGCAACTGGTGGATTATCTGGCCCGGGCGCGTCAGACCCTCGGCGCCTTGCCATCGCAAGACACGCTGCTGATGGAGCGGTTTTTCGACGAGTCCGGCGGTACTCAACTGATCATCCACTCGCCATTCGGCAGCCGCATCAACCGCGCCTGGGGCCTGGCCCTGCGCAAGCGGTTCTGCCGCACCTTCAACTTCGAATTGCAGGCCGCCGCCAGCGAGGACGCCATCGTGCTGTCGCTGTCCACCGGTCACAGCTTCGAGCTTGAGGACGTCTGGCGTTATCTGCACAGCAACAGTGCCGAACATACCTTGATTCAAGCGGTGCTCGAGGCGCCGCTGTTTGGCGTGCGCTGGCGCTGGAACGCCGGGGTCGCCCTGGCGCTGCCGCGCTACAGCGGCGGACGTAAAGTACCGCCGCAGATCCAGCGGATGAAAAGCGAAGACCTGATCGCCAGTGTGTTTCCCGATCAGATCGCCTGCGTGGAAAACCTCGCCGGCGAGCGTGAGATTCCCGATCACCCGCTGGTGGAACAAACCCTCGACGATTGCCTGCACGAAGCCATGGACAGCGAAGGCTGGCTGGCGTTGTTGCGGCGCATCGAACAGGGCGACATCCGCCTGATCAGCCGTGATCTGCCAGCGCCTTCGCCACTGGCGGCGGAGATACTCAGCGCCCGCCCCTACACCTTTCTCGACGATGCGCCGCTGGAAGAGCGCCGCACTCAGGCAGTGCTCAGCCGCCGCTGGAGTGATCCGCAGTCCACCGATGATCTCGGTGCGCTGGACGCCGAGGCGATTACTGCGGTGCGTGATGAAGCCTGGCCAACGCCCACCGGCATTGATGAAATGCATGAAGCGTTGATGAGCCTGGCGTGCATCGCCGATAACGAGGCTCAGGCCAACCCGAATTGGCTCGATTGGCTGAATACCCTCGCCGACACTGGCCGCGCCAGTCGTTTGCAAATCAACGCAGAGCGATCGCTGTGGTTGGCGCTGGAGCGACTGACCTGCCTGCGGGCGATTTATCCACAGGCCACATTGGCTCCACCGTTGGAGGCATTGCCCGGTTTCGATGAAACCTGGGAGCCAGACGAAGCGGTGCTGGAAGTGATCCGCGCGCGGCTCAGCGCGTTTGGTCCGTTGCCGCTGAAAGCGATTGCCGAACCGCTTGGATTACCGGCGATTCAAGTCACTCAAGCCTTGGCGCAACTGGAGCGCGAAGGCTATGTACTGCGCGGGCAATTCACCCCAGGCGTCCCTGAAGAAGAATGGTGTGAACGACATCTGCTGGCGCGGATTCATCGCTACACGGTCAAACGGCTGCGACGGGAAATCGAGCCGGTGGCGTTGCAGGATTTCATGCGTTTTCTGTTTGACTGGCAGCATCTTTCCGCCGCCAGCCAAGGTCAGGGCCGCGCGGTGTTGCCGGCGATCATCAGCCAGTTCGAAGGCTACCCCGCCGCCGCGTCGGCGTGGGACAGCGACATTCTGCCGGCGCGTATCAAAGACTATTCGGCGAGCTGGCTGGATGAGTTATGCCGCAGCGGCAAACTGGTGTGGACCCGCCTGACCACGCACAACAAGAGCACCAGCACGGCATTACGCAGCACGCCGATTCTACTGCTGCCGCGCAGTCAAGTCGGGTTGTGGAGCGGCTTGACCGAGCAGACACCGGTCAGCGAACTGTCGCCTAAAACCCAAAAAGTCCATGAAGCGCTCAGCCAGCATGGCGCACTGTTTTTCGATGAGCTGATTCACGAAGCCCATCTGCTGCGCTCGGAACTGGAAATCGCCTTGCAGGAACTGGTCGGTGCCGGGCTGGTAAACGCCGACAGTTTCGCCGGCCTGCGGGCGCTGATTACCCCGGCCAGCAAACGCCAGAATCGCAGCAACCGACGCGGGCGCGGAGCGTTTGTTGGCGGCATGGACGATGCCGGACGCTGGGCGTTGCTGCGCCGCGGTGCTGTCGCGCCGATTGTGGATAAACAACAGCCGGCGCCTACGCCGAGCGACACCCTGGAACACATCGCCATGACCTTGTTGCGCCGTTACGGCGTAGTGTTCTGGCGCTTGCTGGAGCGGGAGGCGGACTGGTTGCCGAGTTGGCGGGAATTGCTGCGCACATTTCATCGGCTCGAGGCCCGGGGCGAGATTCGCGGCGGGCGGTTTGTCAGTGGTCTGGCGGGGGAGCAATTTGCGCTGCCCGAGGCGATTCCATTGTTGCGCGAAGTCAGACGGCGCCCCTGCGATGGAAGTCTGATCGCGGTGTGTGGGGTGGATCCGCTGAACCTCGCCGGCACCTTGTTGCCTGGCGCGAAAGTGCCGGCGCTGGCGAGCAATCGACTGGTGTATCGCGACGGCCTACCGGCCGCCGCCGAGATCGCCGGCAAGCAACAGTTCTGGCTGGAGCTGGATCAGCAGGCCAGTGCCGAGGTCCGAAACAAACTGATCCGGCATTGATGT
The Pseudomonas lini DNA segment above includes these coding regions:
- a CDS encoding DEAD/DEAH box helicase translates to MNLPIPTDAALAGFHPAVSAWFSNTFATATAAQARAWPLIRQRRSTLIAAPTGSGKTLTAFLAVLDDLVHRGLESPDGLPDETLVVYVSPLKALSNDIQINLQNPLAGITEQLRVMGLPDVPISTAVRTGDTPQKERSAMRKTAPHILVTTPESLYVLLGSDSGRQMLGTTQTVIVDEIHAIAASKRGSHLALSLERLQALCSQPLVRIGLSATQKPIEAVSRFLVGRDRDCDIIDIGHARPRDLDIEVPPVPLSAVMANDVWELVYDRLAALAREHRTTLIFVNTRRLAERLSRHLSERLGKDAVAAHHGSLAKEFRLDAEQRLKRGELQVLIATASLELGIDIGDVDLVCQIASPRSIAGFVQRVGRSGHQVGGMPKGRLFATTRDDLIECAALLDCVRRGELDTLQIPEAPLDVLAQQIIAEVSCQEWQEQALLDMLRNASPYARLDEKHYQALLQMLAEGYNGRLGIRSAYLHRDAVSRALRGRRGAKLTAVTSGGTIPDNADYSVLLEPQGLNIGSVNEDFAVESIAGDIFQLGNTSYRILRVETGKVRVEDAQGQPPTIPFWLGEAPGRSDELSFAVARLQAQLDERLGATPGNLQPAVDWLTDTLGLNLASAEQLVDYLARARQTLGALPSQDTLLMERFFDESGGTQLIIHSPFGSRINRAWGLALRKRFCRTFNFELQAAASEDAIVLSLSTGHSFELEDVWRYLHSNSAEHTLIQAVLEAPLFGVRWRWNAGVALALPRYSGGRKVPPQIQRMKSEDLIASVFPDQIACVENLAGEREIPDHPLVEQTLDDCLHEAMDSEGWLALLRRIEQGDIRLISRDLPAPSPLAAEILSARPYTFLDDAPLEERRTQAVLSRRWSDPQSTDDLGALDAEAITAVRDEAWPTPTGIDEMHEALMSLACIADNEAQANPNWLDWLNTLADTGRASRLQINAERSLWLALERLTCLRAIYPQATLAPPLEALPGFDETWEPDEAVLEVIRARLSAFGPLPLKAIAEPLGLPAIQVTQALAQLEREGYVLRGQFTPGVPEEEWCERHLLARIHRYTVKRLRREIEPVALQDFMRFLFDWQHLSAASQGQGRAVLPAIISQFEGYPAAASAWDSDILPARIKDYSASWLDELCRSGKLVWTRLTTHNKSTSTALRSTPILLLPRSQVGLWSGLTEQTPVSELSPKTQKVHEALSQHGALFFDELIHEAHLLRSELEIALQELVGAGLVNADSFAGLRALITPASKRQNRSNRRGRGAFVGGMDDAGRWALLRRGAVAPIVDKQQPAPTPSDTLEHIAMTLLRRYGVVFWRLLEREADWLPSWRELLRTFHRLEARGEIRGGRFVSGLAGEQFALPEAIPLLREVRRRPCDGSLIAVCGVDPLNLAGTLLPGAKVPALASNRLVYRDGLPAAAEIAGKQQFWLELDQQASAEVRNKLIRH